One window of Pseudomonas sp. ML2-2023-3 genomic DNA carries:
- a CDS encoding glutathione peroxidase, translated as MLKRWIAMPVLLLACAGTVWAADCPPLLEGTLPKLRAKESIDLCQRFAGKPLLIVNTASFCGFAPQFKGLEALNQRYKGQGLELIGVPSDDFKQESKDGEETAKVCYVNYGVTFTMIDPQHVRGSDATHLFKVLAEQSSAPKWNFYKYVVDRQGNVIASFSSLTKPDSPELIEAIDKAIASKP; from the coding sequence ATGCTTAAGCGCTGGATTGCGATGCCTGTACTGCTGTTAGCCTGCGCCGGTACGGTTTGGGCGGCGGACTGTCCACCCTTGCTGGAAGGCACGCTGCCTAAATTGCGGGCCAAGGAATCGATTGATCTGTGCCAGCGCTTTGCCGGTAAACCACTGTTGATCGTCAATACGGCGAGCTTTTGCGGCTTTGCGCCACAGTTCAAGGGGCTTGAGGCGCTGAACCAGCGCTACAAGGGCCAGGGGCTGGAGTTGATTGGTGTGCCGTCGGATGACTTCAAGCAGGAATCCAAAGATGGCGAAGAGACGGCCAAGGTGTGTTACGTCAATTACGGTGTGACTTTCACCATGATCGATCCGCAGCATGTGCGTGGGTCTGATGCGACGCACTTGTTCAAGGTGCTGGCAGAACAGAGCAGCGCGCCAAAATGGAACTTCTATAAATACGTGGTTGATCGTCAGGGCAATGTGATTGCCAGCTTCTCCAGCCTGACCAAGCCCGATAGCCCTGAATTGATAGAGGCGATCGATAAGGCGATTGCTTCAAAGCCCTGA
- the sugE gene encoding quaternary ammonium compound efflux SMR transporter SugE, with translation MSWIILFFAGLFEVGWAVGLKYTEGFTRPLPTTLTVGAMIISLGLLGLAMKELPLGTAYAIWTGVGAVGTVIAGIILFGESMALFRLASVALIIAGLVGLKISA, from the coding sequence ATGTCCTGGATCATTCTGTTTTTCGCCGGCCTGTTTGAAGTTGGCTGGGCCGTCGGCCTGAAATACACCGAAGGCTTTACCCGCCCGCTACCTACAACCCTGACCGTCGGCGCCATGATTATCAGCCTTGGCTTGCTGGGCCTGGCCATGAAAGAACTGCCACTGGGCACTGCCTACGCAATCTGGACGGGTGTCGGCGCAGTCGGTACGGTCATCGCAGGAATCATCCTGTTTGGTGAATCGATGGCGCTGTTCCGACTGGCCAGTGTTGCACTGATCATTGCTGGCCTGGTAGGTCTAAAAATCAGCGCATAA
- a CDS encoding TDT family transporter: protein MTFPNKANAGFRPFSHLQHPREVIRQFTPNWFAATMGTGVLALALAQLPVHIPGLRAFAEGLWLFNIGLFILFSVLYGARWMLYFDEARRIFGHSTVSMFFGTIPMGLATIINGFLVFGVPRWGSEMVQVAEVLWWIDVAMALGCGVLIPYLMFTRQDHSIDQMTAVWLLPVVAAEVAAASGGLLAPYLTDTAAQFHVLITSYVLWAFSVPVAFSILTILILRMALHKLPHESMAASSWLALGPIGTGALGLLLLGADAPAIFAAHGLARIGEIAEGLGLISGVILWGVGLWWIVIAALITIRYFRSGIPFNLGWWGFTFPLGVYSLATLRLGSMLQLTFFDVAGCVLVVALALMWLLVGTRTVQGAYRGELFVSPCIAGLKK from the coding sequence ATGACTTTCCCTAACAAAGCCAATGCCGGTTTTCGGCCATTCAGCCACTTGCAGCACCCTCGCGAAGTGATCCGCCAGTTCACTCCGAACTGGTTTGCCGCGACCATGGGTACGGGGGTGTTGGCGTTGGCCCTGGCCCAGTTGCCGGTTCATATCCCTGGCCTGCGTGCCTTTGCCGAGGGGCTATGGCTGTTCAATATCGGTTTGTTCATCCTGTTCAGCGTGCTGTATGGCGCGCGCTGGATGCTTTACTTCGACGAGGCGCGACGTATTTTCGGGCACTCCACGGTGTCGATGTTCTTCGGCACCATCCCTATGGGCCTGGCGACCATCATTAACGGCTTTCTGGTGTTCGGCGTGCCGCGCTGGGGCAGCGAGATGGTGCAGGTGGCCGAGGTGCTGTGGTGGATTGATGTGGCCATGGCGCTGGGCTGCGGCGTGCTGATCCCTTATCTGATGTTTACCCGCCAGGATCACAGCATCGACCAGATGACCGCTGTCTGGCTGTTGCCGGTAGTCGCAGCAGAGGTCGCGGCGGCCAGTGGCGGGCTGTTGGCGCCCTATCTGACGGATACCGCCGCGCAGTTCCATGTGCTGATTACCAGCTATGTGCTGTGGGCATTTTCGGTACCAGTAGCGTTCAGTATTTTGACCATTTTGATCCTGCGCATGGCGCTGCATAAGTTGCCCCACGAGAGCATGGCGGCTTCCAGCTGGCTGGCCTTGGGGCCCATTGGCACGGGCGCCCTGGGCCTGTTGCTGCTGGGGGCCGATGCTCCGGCGATTTTTGCCGCCCATGGCCTGGCGCGGATCGGTGAAATTGCGGAAGGTCTGGGGCTGATCTCCGGGGTTATTTTGTGGGGCGTTGGCTTGTGGTGGATCGTTATCGCGGCGCTGATCACGATTCGTTACTTCCGCTCGGGTATCCCGTTCAATCTGGGGTGGTGGGGCTTTACCTTCCCGCTGGGCGTTTACTCGCTGGCCACCTTGCGCCTGGGCAGCATGTTGCAGCTGACCTTCTTTGATGTGGCCGGTTGTGTGCTGGTGGTGGCGCTGGCGCTGATGTGGCTGCTGGTAGGGACTCGCACGGTGCAAGGCGCTTATCGTGGTGAGCTATTTGTGTCGCCGTGTATTGCAGGCTTGAAGAAGTGA
- a CDS encoding MFS transporter, with amino-acid sequence MSHPSQFSLLSKRRFLPFFVTQSLGALNDNLFKQSLILAILYKLNIEGDRGIWVNLCALLFIVPFFLFSALAGQFGEKYPKDRLIRLIKLGEIAIMIVAAIGFAFDHLVLMLIALFAMGTHSALFGPVKYSILPQTLREEELVGGNGLVEMGTFLSILAGTIGAGIMLSSSNYTVVVSGVIIAVAVLGYVASRGIPAAPADTPQLRLNWNIFSESWATLRMGLNQTPAVSRSVVGNSWFWFVGAIYLTQIPAYAKDWLYGDETVVTLILTVFSVGIALGSLLCEKLSGRKVEIGLVPFGSFGLTVFGLLLWWHSGQMPQNIQANDWLGVLGFSQAWWVLFDILGLGVFGGFYIVPLYALIQSRTSESERARVIAANNILNALFMVVSALVTILLLSVAKLTIPELFLVVSLMNIAVNTYIFKIVPEFSMRFMIWLLSHSMYRVQHKHLELIPDEGAALLVCNHVSFVDALLIGGAVRRPIRFVMYYKIYNLPVLNFIFRTAGTIPIAGRAEDEAIYEKAFDKIAQYLNDGELVCIFPEGKLTTDGQINEFKAGVRLILERTSVPVIPMALQGLWGSFFSRDPNKGFFHRLWSRVTLVAGTPIAPGDATQKLLRERVMALRGAVK; translated from the coding sequence ATGAGCCACCCCTCGCAATTCAGTTTGCTAAGCAAGCGCCGCTTCCTGCCTTTCTTCGTGACCCAGTCCCTGGGCGCTCTCAATGACAACCTGTTCAAGCAATCCCTGATTCTGGCCATCCTTTATAAGTTGAACATCGAGGGTGATCGGGGAATTTGGGTCAACCTCTGTGCGCTGCTCTTCATCGTGCCGTTTTTTCTGTTCTCGGCGCTGGCTGGTCAGTTCGGTGAAAAATACCCCAAGGACCGCCTGATTCGTCTGATCAAGTTGGGTGAGATTGCGATCATGATCGTCGCGGCCATAGGGTTTGCCTTCGATCATCTGGTCCTGATGTTGATTGCCTTGTTTGCAATGGGCACACATTCGGCACTGTTCGGGCCGGTGAAGTATTCGATCCTGCCGCAAACCCTGCGTGAAGAAGAGTTGGTCGGGGGGAATGGCCTGGTCGAGATGGGCACTTTTCTGTCGATTCTGGCGGGGACCATAGGGGCCGGGATCATGCTGTCGTCGAGCAATTACACCGTGGTTGTTTCAGGGGTGATCATTGCCGTGGCGGTGCTGGGCTATGTGGCCAGCCGTGGTATTCCGGCCGCGCCGGCGGATACACCACAACTGCGGCTGAACTGGAATATCTTCAGCGAATCATGGGCGACGTTGCGCATGGGGCTAAATCAGACCCCAGCCGTGTCGCGTTCTGTAGTGGGGAACTCGTGGTTCTGGTTTGTCGGTGCGATTTACCTGACGCAGATCCCGGCCTATGCCAAAGACTGGCTGTATGGCGACGAGACCGTGGTGACGTTGATCCTCACGGTATTCTCGGTGGGCATCGCTCTGGGATCGCTGCTGTGCGAGAAACTATCGGGGCGCAAGGTCGAGATTGGTCTGGTGCCCTTCGGCTCATTTGGCCTGACAGTCTTCGGTCTGCTGCTGTGGTGGCATTCGGGGCAGATGCCGCAAAACATTCAGGCCAACGATTGGCTGGGGGTGCTGGGGTTCAGCCAGGCCTGGTGGGTGCTGTTCGATATTCTCGGGCTGGGGGTGTTTGGTGGTTTCTATATAGTGCCGCTGTACGCACTGATTCAGTCGCGTACCTCGGAAAGTGAGCGGGCGCGGGTCATTGCCGCCAACAACATTCTCAATGCGCTGTTTATGGTGGTGTCGGCGCTCGTCACCATCCTGTTGCTCAGTGTGGCCAAGCTGACGATTCCCGAGTTGTTTCTCGTGGTGTCGTTGATGAATATCGCGGTCAACACTTACATTTTCAAAATCGTTCCTGAATTCAGCATGCGTTTCATGATCTGGCTGTTGAGCCATTCCATGTACCGCGTGCAGCACAAACATCTGGAACTGATCCCCGATGAGGGGGCGGCATTGTTGGTCTGCAACCATGTGTCATTTGTAGATGCCTTGCTGATAGGCGGGGCGGTACGTCGTCCAATTCGCTTTGTGATGTATTACAAAATCTACAATCTGCCGGTGCTCAACTTTATCTTCCGCACTGCAGGCACGATTCCCATTGCCGGGCGTGCTGAAGACGAAGCTATTTATGAGAAGGCGTTCGACAAGATTGCCCAGTATCTGAACGATGGCGAACTGGTGTGCATCTTCCCGGAGGGCAAACTCACCACGGATGGGCAGATCAATGAATTCAAGGCGGGAGTGAGGCTCATTCTGGAGCGCACGTCGGTGCCGGTAATTCCGATGGCGTTGCAGGGTTTGTGGGGCAGCTTTTTCAGTCGCGACCCGAACAAGGGTTTTTTCCATCGACTGTGGTCGCGGGTAACGCTGGTTGCCGGTACACCGATAGCGCCTGGTGACGCCACGCAAAAACTGTTGCGTGAACGGGTGATGGCGTTGCGCGGGGCGGTCAAATAG
- a CDS encoding OmpP1/FadL family transporter — protein sequence MKKVMLKTTLGLAVTLASSQIFASGFALNEQSVSGMGTGFAGRSSSADDASTVFGNPAGMSRLSGQQVTGGIAVIDASTDIKDARGSISGTNKGDMVPFTAVPMGFYTNKLNDEWAVGFGVYAPFGLVTDYESSFQGRGFGSKSEVKVVTLQPTVSYAFNDRVSIGFGPTINRIAGTLESEVRLTPNPLAGAGDSNVKIKGDDTALGFNAGILVQATDTTRVGLTYHSKVKYKLEGHTNVTASSDPFTAARLKSNRYDATLKIDTPESWDLSVTQEINDAWKVYAGSTWTRWSRLKDITVQNEGVTAAAGGGAAPALFSTIKEEQNWHDTWAYAIGTSYQLNKQWVLRTGLTWDQSPTNNENRSPRIPTGDRTIFSLGAGYAVNDNLSIDVAYSYLKEESVKVDDAKPQIGSYYSSKYENSANGFAVGATYKF from the coding sequence ATGAAAAAAGTAATGCTCAAGACCACACTTGGCCTCGCTGTCACTTTGGCTTCCAGCCAGATTTTCGCTAGTGGCTTCGCACTTAACGAACAAAGCGTAAGCGGTATGGGGACCGGTTTCGCAGGTCGTTCATCTTCTGCCGACGATGCAAGTACCGTTTTTGGTAACCCTGCCGGTATGTCCCGCCTGAGCGGCCAGCAAGTGACTGGCGGTATCGCCGTGATCGACGCTTCGACCGACATCAAGGATGCCCGAGGCAGTATCTCCGGCACCAATAAAGGCGACATGGTTCCGTTCACTGCGGTGCCTATGGGCTTTTACACTAACAAGCTCAACGACGAGTGGGCTGTAGGCTTCGGTGTTTATGCACCTTTCGGTCTCGTAACAGACTATGAAAGCAGCTTCCAGGGCCGCGGCTTTGGCAGCAAAAGCGAAGTTAAGGTTGTTACCCTGCAACCAACCGTGAGCTATGCCTTCAATGATCGCGTGTCGATTGGTTTCGGTCCGACCATCAACCGCATCGCCGGTACGCTTGAGTCCGAAGTCAGACTGACCCCCAACCCACTGGCCGGGGCAGGCGACAGCAATGTAAAAATCAAGGGTGACGATACCGCGCTAGGTTTCAACGCCGGCATCCTGGTACAAGCCACTGATACCACGCGCGTTGGTTTGACTTATCATTCCAAGGTCAAATACAAACTCGAAGGCCACACTAACGTCACAGCCAGCAGCGACCCGTTCACTGCCGCCCGCCTGAAAAGCAACCGCTATGACGCCACACTGAAAATCGACACCCCTGAATCCTGGGATCTGTCGGTTACTCAAGAGATCAATGATGCGTGGAAGGTCTATGCAGGTAGTACATGGACTCGCTGGAGCCGCCTGAAAGACATCACCGTCCAGAACGAGGGCGTTACTGCTGCAGCCGGTGGTGGTGCAGCCCCAGCTCTTTTCTCCACGATTAAAGAAGAGCAAAACTGGCACGATACTTGGGCATACGCCATCGGTACCTCGTACCAGCTGAACAAGCAGTGGGTACTGCGTACTGGCCTGACCTGGGATCAGTCGCCTACCAACAATGAAAATCGCTCGCCTCGTATCCCTACCGGCGACCGTACGATTTTCAGCCTGGGCGCCGGCTATGCCGTCAATGACAACCTGAGCATTGACGTGGCTTACTCCTACCTCAAGGAAGAGTCGGTCAAGGTGGATGATGCCAAACCTCAGATCGGTAGCTACTACAGCTCCAAATATGAAAACAGCGCAAACGGCTTTGCAGTAGGCGCAACCTACAAGTTCTGA
- the rmuC gene encoding DNA recombination protein RmuC: MIGERLGTAQLAQEGLSAQLDACRDEVSDLGHANAAKQAELAALRREVELLQVERDNGRDAAHAWNLERNQKEVELRRLDAHASALAAELREQQDSHQQRLNDLQGSRDELRAQFAELAGKIFDEREQRFAETSNERLGQLLDPLKERIQSFEKRVEESYQQESRERFSLGKELERLQQLNLRLSDEATNLTRALKGQKTQGNWGELILERVLEHAGLEKGREYQTQVSLKGPDGERFQPDVLIMLPGDKQVVVDSKVSLTAYQQYVAADDDVIGQAALKQHVLSLRNHVKGLAGKDYKRLEGLHSLDFVLLFVPIEAAFSAALQAEPNLFQEAFDRHIVIVSPTTLLATLRVIDSLWKQERQGQNAREIAERAGWLYDKFVLFIQDLDEVGNRLQQLDKAYSSARNKLTEGRGNLVSRSEQLRLLGARASKSLPADLLERAMTDADGVAHPAE; encoded by the coding sequence TTGATCGGTGAGCGCTTGGGTACGGCTCAGTTGGCCCAGGAAGGCCTGAGTGCCCAACTGGATGCTTGTCGCGATGAGGTCAGTGATCTTGGGCATGCCAATGCAGCCAAGCAGGCAGAGCTGGCCGCGCTGCGTCGAGAGGTCGAGTTGTTGCAGGTTGAGCGCGATAACGGGCGCGATGCAGCTCACGCCTGGAACCTGGAGCGCAATCAAAAAGAAGTCGAGCTGCGTCGCCTGGATGCCCATGCGTCTGCGCTGGCTGCCGAGTTGCGCGAGCAGCAAGACAGCCATCAGCAGCGACTCAATGACCTGCAGGGTTCACGCGATGAGCTGCGGGCTCAATTTGCCGAGCTGGCGGGCAAGATCTTCGATGAGCGCGAGCAGCGTTTTGCGGAGACGAGTAATGAACGCCTTGGACAACTGCTCGATCCGCTGAAAGAGCGCATCCAGTCGTTTGAAAAGCGCGTTGAAGAGAGTTATCAGCAGGAGTCGCGAGAGCGTTTCTCCCTCGGCAAAGAGCTGGAGCGCTTGCAGCAACTGAATCTGCGATTGAGTGATGAGGCGACCAACCTGACTCGCGCCCTGAAAGGCCAGAAAACCCAGGGCAACTGGGGTGAGTTGATTCTGGAGCGGGTGCTGGAGCACGCAGGACTTGAGAAAGGCCGTGAATATCAGACCCAGGTGAGCCTCAAGGGCCCCGACGGCGAGCGTTTCCAACCAGATGTGCTGATCATGTTGCCGGGTGACAAGCAGGTTGTAGTCGATTCCAAGGTTAGCCTGACGGCGTATCAACAATATGTAGCCGCAGATGACGACGTGATTGGGCAGGCGGCACTCAAGCAGCACGTGCTGTCGCTGCGCAATCATGTAAAGGGCCTGGCCGGCAAAGACTACAAGCGTCTGGAAGGGCTCCACAGTCTGGATTTCGTCTTGTTGTTCGTACCGATCGAGGCGGCATTTTCGGCGGCGTTGCAAGCCGAGCCGAACCTGTTCCAGGAAGCTTTTGATCGTCATATCGTGATCGTCAGCCCCACCACGCTGCTTGCCACCTTGCGAGTGATCGACAGCCTCTGGAAGCAGGAGCGTCAAGGCCAGAATGCCCGTGAAATTGCCGAGCGCGCCGGTTGGCTGTACGACAAATTCGTATTGTTTATTCAGGATCTGGATGAGGTAGGCAATCGCCTTCAGCAGTTGGACAAAGCCTACAGTTCAGCACGAAACAAGCTGACTGAAGGGCGAGGCAATCTGGTCAGCCGCAGTGAGCAGCTCAGGTTGCTGGGCGCTCGGGCCAGTAAAAGCTTGCCTGCCGATTTGCTGGAGCGAGCCATGACCGACGCTGATGGCGTGGCGCATCCGGCGGAGTAA
- a CDS encoding sel1 repeat family protein, which translates to MKFRTATSSVTRSNTSNDAPKRFSLRVAIWLLDNPRLGANPSIQHVAGHLLKQPARQGVVLAQSRLGQLMCRECGSARDQRIGHELLRQAARAGDRLAQQELNKTED; encoded by the coding sequence ATGAAGTTCCGCACAGCTACTTCCTCTGTTACTCGCTCAAATACCTCCAATGATGCCCCCAAGCGCTTTTCTTTGCGGGTGGCTATCTGGTTGCTGGATAACCCGCGTCTGGGTGCCAACCCCAGCATCCAGCACGTTGCCGGACATTTGCTCAAACAGCCCGCGCGCCAGGGTGTCGTGCTGGCCCAGAGCCGATTGGGGCAATTGATGTGCCGTGAATGCGGCAGCGCCCGTGATCAGCGTATCGGCCATGAACTGTTGCGTCAGGCCGCCCGTGCTGGTGATCGTCTGGCACAGCAGGAACTGAACAAGACCGAAGACTGA
- a CDS encoding NahK/ErcS family hybrid sensor histidine kinase/response regulator, with protein sequence MSLSSGLIAAVALAYMAIMFAIAFYGDRRSKPLPPRVRAWVYSLSLAVYCTSWTFFGAVGQAAEQLWAFLPIYLGPVLLLVCAPWVLQKMVMISKQENITSIADFIAARYGKSQSLAIVVALICLVGVLPYIALQLKGIVLGVNLLIGAGADATGSRVEDTALIVTLVLALFTILFGTRNLDATEHHRGMVLAIAFESLVKLFAFLAVGAFVTYGLYDGFDDLFNQAMLAPRLEQYWKETINWPSMVVQTGVAMMAIICLPRQFHVTVVENIEPQDLQLAKWVFPAYLILAGLFVVPIALAGQMLLPSSVLPDSFVISLPLAQAHPALALLAFIGGASAATGMVIVASVALSTMVSNDMLLPWLLRHKNAERPFEVFRHWMLSVRRVSIVVILLLAYVSYRLLGSTASLATIGQIAFAAVTQLAPAMLGALYWKQANRRGVFAGLATGTFIWFYTLVLPIIAHSFGWHLSHFPGLAWLHSNPLGLSITPLTQGVVLSLAGNFTLFAWVSVLSRTRVSEHWQAGRFIGQELSSHPSGRSMLSVQVNDLLALAARFVGEERAHQSFIRFAYRQGKGFNPNQNANGEWIAHTERLLAGVLGASSTRAVVKAAIEGREMQLEDVVRIADEASEVLQFNRALLQGAIENITQGISVVDQSLKLVAWNRRYLELFDYPDGLISVGRPIADIIRHNAERGLCGPGEAEVHVARRLHWMRQGRAHTSERLFPNGRVIELIGNPMPGGGFVMSFTDITAFREAEQALTEANEGLEQRVAERTFELSQLNQALTEAKGVAETASQSKTRFLAAVSHDLMQPMNAARLFSAALSHQEDGLSADAQKLVQHLDSSLRSAEDLISDLLDISRLENGKITPDIKPFAINDLFETLGNEFTAQAQEQGLNFRVRGSRVRINSDIKLLRRILQNFLTNAFRYAKGPVLLGVRRRGGELCLEVWDRGPGIPADKLQVIFEEFKRLDSHQTRAEKGLGLGLAIADGLCQVLGHTLQVRSWPGFGSVFSVRVPMAKSQASPQPVVVEQNGQPLTGAQVLCIDNEDSILIGMQSLLTRWGCRVWTARNREECAALLNEGVRPQLVLVDYHLDDGEVGTELMGWLRAQLGEPVPGVVISADGRPEMIAEVHAAGLEYLPKPVKPAVLRALLSRHVPL encoded by the coding sequence ATGTCGTTGTCCAGCGGGCTTATCGCCGCCGTCGCCCTCGCCTATATGGCCATCATGTTCGCCATTGCCTTTTATGGTGACCGGCGCAGCAAACCGCTGCCGCCGCGGGTTCGCGCGTGGGTGTATAGCCTGTCGCTGGCCGTGTACTGCACCAGCTGGACCTTCTTCGGCGCCGTTGGTCAGGCTGCCGAGCAGCTCTGGGCGTTCTTGCCGATTTACCTGGGACCTGTGCTGCTACTGGTATGCGCGCCCTGGGTACTGCAAAAGATGGTGATGATCAGCAAGCAGGAGAACATCACTTCCATTGCCGACTTTATCGCCGCCCGCTACGGCAAATCCCAGTCGCTGGCGATTGTGGTGGCACTGATCTGCCTGGTGGGAGTGCTGCCTTATATCGCCCTGCAACTCAAAGGTATTGTGCTCGGGGTTAACCTGCTGATCGGGGCTGGCGCCGACGCCACCGGCTCCCGGGTCGAGGACACGGCACTGATCGTGACGCTGGTGCTGGCGCTGTTCACTATCTTGTTTGGCACGCGCAACCTCGACGCCACAGAACACCACCGGGGCATGGTGCTGGCCATTGCCTTTGAGTCGCTGGTCAAACTGTTCGCCTTTCTCGCGGTAGGCGCCTTTGTGACTTATGGCCTGTATGACGGTTTCGACGACCTGTTCAACCAGGCCATGCTAGCGCCGCGACTTGAGCAGTACTGGAAGGAAACCATCAATTGGCCTTCGATGGTGGTCCAGACCGGCGTGGCCATGATGGCGATCATTTGCCTGCCCCGACAGTTCCACGTCACGGTGGTTGAAAACATCGAGCCCCAAGACCTGCAACTGGCCAAATGGGTGTTTCCGGCCTACCTGATTCTCGCGGGCCTGTTTGTGGTGCCGATTGCCCTGGCCGGGCAAATGTTGCTGCCCAGCTCAGTATTGCCCGACTCGTTCGTGATCAGCCTGCCGCTGGCCCAGGCTCACCCGGCACTGGCATTGCTGGCATTTATTGGGGGGGCATCGGCTGCTACCGGCATGGTGATCGTTGCCAGTGTCGCGCTGTCGACCATGGTCTCCAACGACATGCTCCTGCCGTGGCTACTGCGACACAAAAACGCCGAGCGCCCGTTCGAAGTGTTCCGCCACTGGATGCTCTCGGTCCGGCGCGTATCGATTGTGGTGATTTTACTGCTGGCCTATGTCAGCTACCGCTTGCTGGGTTCGACCGCCAGCCTTGCCACCATTGGCCAGATCGCTTTCGCTGCCGTCACTCAACTGGCCCCGGCCATGCTCGGCGCCCTGTACTGGAAGCAAGCCAACCGCCGGGGGGTTTTTGCCGGACTGGCCACAGGCACCTTTATCTGGTTTTACACCCTGGTGCTGCCGATCATCGCCCACAGCTTTGGCTGGCATCTGAGCCACTTCCCGGGGCTGGCGTGGCTGCACAGCAACCCGCTGGGCCTGTCCATCACCCCGCTGACCCAAGGCGTGGTGCTGTCGCTGGCCGGCAACTTCACCCTGTTCGCCTGGGTCTCGGTGCTGTCGCGCACCCGGGTGTCAGAGCACTGGCAGGCCGGGCGTTTTATCGGCCAGGAGTTGAGCAGCCACCCCAGTGGCCGCTCCATGCTCTCGGTACAGGTCAACGACCTGCTCGCCCTCGCGGCACGTTTTGTCGGCGAAGAACGCGCCCACCAGAGCTTTATTCGCTTCGCGTACCGTCAGGGCAAGGGCTTCAACCCCAACCAGAACGCCAACGGCGAGTGGATCGCCCACACAGAACGGCTTCTGGCCGGGGTACTTGGCGCATCATCTACTCGCGCGGTCGTAAAAGCGGCCATTGAAGGCCGGGAAATGCAACTGGAGGACGTGGTACGCATTGCCGATGAAGCTTCGGAAGTGCTGCAGTTCAACCGCGCGCTGCTTCAGGGCGCGATTGAAAACATTACTCAGGGCATCAGCGTAGTCGACCAGTCACTCAAACTGGTGGCCTGGAATCGCCGCTATCTTGAGCTGTTCGACTACCCCGACGGGTTAATCAGCGTAGGCCGCCCGATTGCAGACATCATTCGTCACAATGCAGAACGGGGCCTGTGCGGCCCCGGCGAAGCTGAAGTTCATGTGGCCCGTCGCCTGCACTGGATGCGTCAGGGGCGGGCGCACACGTCTGAACGCCTGTTTCCCAATGGCCGTGTGATTGAACTGATCGGCAACCCCATGCCGGGCGGCGGTTTCGTGATGAGTTTTACCGACATCACCGCGTTCCGCGAAGCCGAACAGGCCTTGACCGAGGCCAATGAGGGCCTGGAGCAAAGGGTGGCCGAGCGAACATTTGAACTGTCGCAGTTGAATCAGGCGCTGACCGAAGCCAAAGGCGTGGCCGAAACTGCCAGCCAGTCCAAAACCCGGTTCCTGGCTGCCGTCAGCCACGACCTGATGCAGCCGATGAACGCTGCACGACTGTTTTCGGCCGCCCTCTCTCATCAGGAAGATGGCTTGAGCGCGGATGCCCAGAAGCTGGTGCAGCATCTGGACAGTTCATTGCGCTCCGCAGAAGACCTGATCAGCGACCTGCTGGACATTTCGCGCCTGGAAAACGGCAAGATCACCCCCGACATCAAGCCTTTCGCCATTAACGATCTGTTTGAAACCCTGGGCAATGAGTTCACCGCCCAGGCACAGGAACAGGGCTTGAACTTCAGAGTTCGCGGCAGCCGTGTACGGATCAACAGCGACATCAAGTTACTGCGCCGCATCTTGCAGAACTTCCTGACAAACGCCTTTCGCTACGCCAAAGGCCCTGTGTTGCTGGGCGTACGGCGACGCGGCGGCGAACTGTGCCTTGAGGTGTGGGACCGAGGACCGGGCATCCCGGCAGACAAACTGCAGGTCATTTTTGAAGAGTTCAAACGCCTCGACAGCCACCAGACCCGTGCCGAAAAAGGCCTGGGCCTGGGCCTGGCGATTGCCGACGGCTTGTGCCAGGTGCTCGGCCACACCCTGCAAGTGCGCTCATGGCCCGGTTTTGGCAGCGTGTTCAGCGTCCGCGTGCCGATGGCAAAGAGCCAGGCCTCACCGCAGCCCGTCGTCGTCGAGCAGAATGGCCAACCTCTGACAGGCGCCCAGGTGCTGTGTATCGATAATGAAGACAGCATCCTGATCGGCATGCAGAGCCTGCTTACTCGATGGGGCTGCCGTGTCTGGACCGCACGCAACCGCGAAGAGTGCGCGGCACTGCTTAACGAGGGCGTGCGCCCGCAACTGGTATTGGTTGACTACCACCTGGATGACGGCGAGGTCGGTACAGAACTGATGGGCTGGCTGCGGGCACAATTGGGCGAACCAGTGCCCGGCGTGGTGATCAGTGCCGATGGCCGCCCTGAGATGATTGCCGAGGTGCATGCCGCAGGCCTTGAATACCTGCCCAAGCCGGTAAAGCCTGCGGTTCTGAGAGCATTGCTGAGCAGGCATGTGCCGCTTTGA